In Candidatus Devosia phytovorans, the DNA window CAGGACTGTGTTGATCAGGGCAACGGCGGTCAGGGCATTGGCTTCGAGATTGGAGCCGGCATTGAAGCCGAACCAGCCGAACCACAGCAGGCCGGTACCGGCATAGGTCCAGACCAGGTTGTGGGGCGCAATCGGCTCCTTTAGGTAGCCGAGACGCGGGCCAAGCACCATGGCGGCGACGAGAGCGGCCACACCGGAATTGATGTGAACCACGGTACCGCCGGCGAAGTCATAGGCGCCCATGCCGAACAGCAGGCCCGGGCCCGACCAGACCATGTGGGCCATCGGAATGTAGGAGAAGGTGAACCAGATAGCGAGGAAGGCCAGCAGCGCGCCCAGCTTCATGCGCTCGGCAATACCGCCGACGATGAGGGTGGAGGTGATGCAGGCAAAGGTCAGCTGGAAGGTCACGAAAACCAGCTCGGGCAGTTCGAAACCAGCCGAGAAGGTTGCAGCGCGGCTATCGAGCGTGACGCCATTGAGGAAGAATTTGGAGAAGTCGCCGACGAATGCGGAGAGACCGCCTTCGGTCGGGCCGGCGAAGGCCAGCGAGTAGCCATAGGCGACCCAGAGGATCGAGATCATGGCGAAGCCGAGGAAGACCTGGGTCAGCACCGAGAGGATGTTCTTGGCGCGCACGAGGCCGCCGTAGAACAGGGCCAGGCCCGGAATGGTCATGACGATGACGACCATGGTGGACACGAGCATCCAGGCCACGTCGCCCTTGTCGACAATGGCGGCGGCTTCTTCGACCACAGGCGCAGCGGCGTCCTGGGCGAAGGCTGGCAGCGCCAGCATGAGGGAGGCGAGGGCTGCCGTTCCCAGGATTTTTGACGTCTTTATCATCTGTTGTTTCTCCCGATGACGCTTAGAGGGCAGCCGCGCCGGTTTCACCGGTACGGATACGGGTGACGGCGAGCAGATCGAGCACGAAGATCTTGCCATCGCCGATGCGACCGGTCTGGGCGCTGTCGCGGATGGCGGTGGAGACGGCATCGGCCAGCGCGTCATCGACGGCGATTTCGACCTTCAGCTTGGGCAGGAAATGCACGGCATATTCCGTGCCGCGGTAAATTTCGGAATGCCCCTTCTGGCGGCCGTAGCCCTTCACTTCGGTCACGGTCATGCCGTGAACATCGAGCGAGTTGAGAGCCTGGCGAACCTCTTCGAGGCGTGATGGCTTGATAATTGCAATCACCAGTTTCATGAAAGCCCCTTTGCGTCTTGGCGCTGGTCTGGAATGCCCAGATAGACTCAAGAGCCGTGCCAACTCGGCGCCAAAGAAAAAACCCTTTTCCGCCAGAGACTTGGACGAGTGCCATTTTTGTGGGCGATCGCTGGTCGCTGGCTTTGCCTATTTTGTGCGCAGCGCGCGGGCGATTTGAGCAAGATTGCGGCAGACATGTGGCACTCGGTCCGCTTGCATCGCGATGGTCGGAACATGCAAATGGGCACAAGGAGAACTGGCATGAACGACAAAAGCGAAGCCTATGATGTGGTGGTGGTCGGCGGCGGACATGTTGGCCTGACGCTGGCCCTGGCGCTGGTGCAGTCCGCACGCGGCATCAGGGTGGCGCTGGTCGACCGGCGGCCGCTATCGGTGCCGCGCGACGCCCGAGCTTCTGCGATTGCTGCGGGCGTGAGGCGCGTGTTCGAGGCGCTGGGGGTATGGTCGGCAATGGCCGCGGCCAGCCAGCCGATGACGGCGATGCGGATTACCGATTCCGGTCACGGCGACATTGCGCGGCCACTGTTTCTCAGCTTTGACGGCGACGTGGCCCCTGGCGAAGCCTTTGCCCATATGGTGCCCAATAGCGTGAGCGCGCAGGCGCTGCTCGATGCGGTCAGCGGCAAGGTAGAGGTCATTGCGCCGGCAACCTTTACCGGTTTTGAGGCCGACGGTGCGCACGGACGTCTCACGCTGGGCGATGGACGCGTCTTGGTGGCGCCGCTGGTGGTTGCCGCTGACGGCGGCATGTCGGCACTGCGTGGCATGGCCGGAATCACGACGGCCGGGCACGACTACAAGCAGACCGGGCTAGTTACGACCATTGCCCATGAATTGCCGCATGATGGCGTGGCCTACGAGCATTTCCGCCCCGCCGGTCCCTTTGCCAGCCTCCCCTTGCCCGGTAATCGGTCCTCGCTGGTGTGGACCGAAACGAGCGAGAATGCCGCGCGATATCTGGCCATGGACGATGCCACCCTTGCTGCCAAGATCGAGGCGGTGATGGGCTCAACCCTGGGTGCCGTGACCCTGGAAGAGAAGCTTCAGGGCTTTCCACTGCGCCTGCAGATCGCCCGCGACTTCGTGGCGCCGCGCCTGGCGCTGGTGGGCGATGCGGCCCATGTCATTCATCCCATTTCTGGCCAGGGGCTCAACCTGGGGCTCAAGGATGTCGCGGCGCTGGCCGAAGTGGTTGTCGAGGCGATCAGGCTCGGGCTCGATCACGGCAGCGAGGAGGTTCTGGAGCGCTACCAGGCCTGGCGCCGGCTCGACACCACGCGCATGGCCGCAACCACCGATACGCTCAATCGCCTGTTTTCCAATGATATGGCGCCAGTCCGTGCCATCCGCGATTTCGGTCTCGGGCTGGTCGATCGGGCCGGGCCGGTCAAGGCGGCGCTGATCCGCACGGCGTCTGGCATTGGCGGAAACGGACCAAAGCTTTTGAGCGGGCTGCCGCTCTAACCCTTCAGTTCGGGCAGTTTCTTCAGCGATTCGGGATCGACATTGCGCGCTTCGTCGAGGCTGAGCAGGGGCACGCCCTTGACGATGGGGAAGGCCAGGCGAGCGGCGACAGAAATCAGTTCGCTCTTGTCCTCGCTCAGCGTCAGCCGCGTCTTGGTCAGCGGACAGACCAGCATTTCGAGCGTCCGGACGTCGAAGACATGACGGGGGCTGACGGCGGGCACCTGGCTCATGGTCAGTTCAGCGGCGAGGCATTGCCGGCGCCACGGGCGATTTCATATTCGGTCATGGCGATCAGCGTTTCGGCGCGCTGCTCCAGCGTCTGGGCCTCAAGCAGTAATTGCTTGTCGGCGGGACCATAGGGCCCGACCATGCAGCAGAAATTGACCAGGTCCGCCGTGCCCGTGCGCTCGATCTCGTCCCAGTTGAGCTCGATGCTGGCAAATTCGGCGTAGTCGCGCATCATCCTGACGAAGCGCTCGCGATCGACGGCCTCCTCGCCGAAATCGCGGGTGAAATCCTGCGCATAGTCGTCGGCGGCAATGACGCCCTGGCGATAGGGCGTCATCACCGTCAGTTCATGGGCCAGGCGGAAGCGCGTCACGCCTTCGAGGATGATGAAATAGCGGCCCTCGCCGCTTTCCTCGAAATGCGTCAGCCGACCAAGACACCCTACCGACTGCAGCGGAGAACGGCCCTTGGGGCTTTCCTCGCTGGTATCCTCGGGCTGGATCAGCCCGATCAACCGATCGCCCCGCAGCGCCGCGTCGACCATTTCTACATAGCGCGGCTCGAAGACATTGAGCGGGCGATGCGAAAAGGGCAATAGCAGCGCCCCGGTCAGCGGAAAGATCGGAACGGACTTCGGCAGGTCAGCCGGGCTGGCGGGGCGCTTCGGCATGCTTTTGGCCTTCGGGACTTAGGAGAAGAGAGCGGCGGACAGCAGGCGGCGGCCCTTGTTGGTGGCCGGATCGCGCGGACCCCAGGCGTCGAAGAATTCGAGCAGCTTCTTGCGCGCGCCATCCTCGTTCCAGGTGCGGTCGCGCTTGAAGATGGCGACCAGCGCCTCGGCCGCCTCGACGCGCTTGTTCTCGGCATTATAGGCCAGCGCCAGGTCATAGCGGGCCTGATGGTCGTCGGGATTGGCGGCGACGGCTGATTCGAGCGCTGCGGATTCGCTGAGGTCGGCCGCTTCGCCGAGCAGGCGAATCGAATTGACCAGCGAAGTATAGACATCGCCCTTGCGCTCTTCCTCGGGCAGCAGGTCGAGCGTCGCCTTGGCCTGCTCGGCCTCACCGGCCGCCATATAGATGCGCGCGAGGCCCAGCAGTGATACGGCGTGATCGGGCTGATGCTGCAGGACCATGCCGAAGATCTGCGCGGCACGTGGCAGATCACCAGCGGCCAGTGCCTCTTCGGCGGCCGCCACGGCCTCGGTGATCTGGGCTTCCATCGAGCCTTCTTCCGGCTGCGGTATCGGGCCGGCTGCAATCACCTTGTCGGCAAAACGACGCACTTCGCCCTCGGGCATAGCACCCATGAAGCCGTCCACGGGACGGCCGCCGGAAAAGGCGAAGACGGCCGGAATCGACTGAATGCCAAGCTGGCCGGCGATCTGCGGATTCTCGTCTATATTGATCTTGATGAGCCGAATCGCGCCGGCCTTTTCATTGACGACCTTTTCCAGCGCCGGGGTCAGCTGGCGGCAGGGACCGCACCAGGGCGCCCAGAAATCGACGAGGACCGGGGTATCGAGCGAGGCGTCGATCACATCGGCCTTGAACGCCTGGTCGGTCGAATCCTTGATCAGCGCCCCGACGGGTGGGGTGGACTGGGGAGCAGCGGCAACGCCATTGAACGGAGTGGACATGAGCGAATCTGGGCCCTTCAGAAACAAGGAAACTCTCTTATTTGCGGACCTTTCTGCGCCCGCAAACCATGGTGTGACAAGCCCCTCTATCCACAAGGCGGCACGAAGATGACGTGTTCGTCAAAATGTGGGTTGCAATCGAGGAACGTATTGGGCATATAGCGCCTCGTCGCCGGACAACAAGAGTGGACGGCAACAAACGGAGCGCGGGTGTAGCTCAGGGGTAGAGCATAACCTTGCCAAGGTTAGGGTCGTGGGTTCGAATCCCATCGCCCGCTCCAATCTTCCCTCCGCAAGGAAGATACGATCAAAAGGCCGAACCTGCGGGTTCGGCCTTTCGTCGTTTCTGGGCATAATTTCTTTTTGTAGCAGGCATGGCCGGCCACCGGGGCAGCCGACCAGCAACCTGTCAGGGCAATGTATGTCCCGCCGCCCTGAACAGCCGATACCACCCCTCGCGCGTCAGCTGCACATCCGAGCCGGCGGCCGAATCTTTTACGCGTGTGGGATTGGTGGTGCCCAGCACGACCTGGATATTGGCCGGGTGGCGGGTGATCCAGGCGACGGCGATGCCGGTGGGCGTGATCCCATACTTGGCGGCCAGTTCGTCGATGACGTCGTTGAGCTCGGCGAAGTTTTCGCGGTCGCCGAGGAACACGCCCTTGAAAAAGCCGTGCTGGAAGGGTGACCAGGCCTGCAGCATCATGCCGTTGAGGCGGGAATAATCAAGCAGGCCGTTGTCGCGCGACACC includes these proteins:
- a CDS encoding ammonium transporter — encoded protein: MIKTSKILGTAALASLMLALPAFAQDAAAPVVEEAAAIVDKGDVAWMLVSTMVVIVMTIPGLALFYGGLVRAKNILSVLTQVFLGFAMISILWVAYGYSLAFAGPTEGGLSAFVGDFSKFFLNGVTLDSRAATFSAGFELPELVFVTFQLTFACITSTLIVGGIAERMKLGALLAFLAIWFTFSYIPMAHMVWSGPGLLFGMGAYDFAGGTVVHINSGVAALVAAMVLGPRLGYLKEPIAPHNLVWTYAGTGLLWFGWFGFNAGSNLEANALTAVALINTVLAPAAAALAWVIGEKITRGHASALGAVSGAVAGLVAITPAAGFAGVGGAIVLGAIAGFVCLWAVVNLKPLLKYDDSLDVFGIHGVGGIVGALGTAIVAAPGLGGYPLGDAAAYSIGGQFMIQLTGVVIAIVWSGVVALIAMFIVKALFGGARVPESSESDGLDLSTHGERAYN
- a CDS encoding P-II family nitrogen regulator, whose amino-acid sequence is MKLVIAIIKPSRLEEVRQALNSLDVHGMTVTEVKGYGRQKGHSEIYRGTEYAVHFLPKLKVEIAVDDALADAVSTAIRDSAQTGRIGDGKIFVLDLLAVTRIRTGETGAAAL
- a CDS encoding FAD-dependent oxidoreductase, with amino-acid sequence MNDKSEAYDVVVVGGGHVGLTLALALVQSARGIRVALVDRRPLSVPRDARASAIAAGVRRVFEALGVWSAMAAASQPMTAMRITDSGHGDIARPLFLSFDGDVAPGEAFAHMVPNSVSAQALLDAVSGKVEVIAPATFTGFEADGAHGRLTLGDGRVLVAPLVVAADGGMSALRGMAGITTAGHDYKQTGLVTTIAHELPHDGVAYEHFRPAGPFASLPLPGNRSSLVWTETSENAARYLAMDDATLAAKIEAVMGSTLGAVTLEEKLQGFPLRLQIARDFVAPRLALVGDAAHVIHPISGQGLNLGLKDVAALAEVVVEAIRLGLDHGSEEVLERYQAWRRLDTTRMAATTDTLNRLFSNDMAPVRAIRDFGLGLVDRAGPVKAALIRTASGIGGNGPKLLSGLPL
- a CDS encoding Trm112 family protein; this translates as MSQVPAVSPRHVFDVRTLEMLVCPLTKTRLTLSEDKSELISVAARLAFPIVKGVPLLSLDEARNVDPESLKKLPELKG
- a CDS encoding LON peptidase substrate-binding domain-containing protein; amino-acid sequence: MPKRPASPADLPKSVPIFPLTGALLLPFSHRPLNVFEPRYVEMVDAALRGDRLIGLIQPEDTSEESPKGRSPLQSVGCLGRLTHFEESGEGRYFIILEGVTRFRLAHELTVMTPYRQGVIAADDYAQDFTRDFGEEAVDRERFVRMMRDYAEFASIELNWDEIERTGTADLVNFCCMVGPYGPADKQLLLEAQTLEQRAETLIAMTEYEIARGAGNASPLN
- a CDS encoding co-chaperone YbbN, whose protein sequence is MSTPFNGVAAAPQSTPPVGALIKDSTDQAFKADVIDASLDTPVLVDFWAPWCGPCRQLTPALEKVVNEKAGAIRLIKINIDENPQIAGQLGIQSIPAVFAFSGGRPVDGFMGAMPEGEVRRFADKVIAAGPIPQPEEGSMEAQITEAVAAAEEALAAGDLPRAAQIFGMVLQHQPDHAVSLLGLARIYMAAGEAEQAKATLDLLPEEERKGDVYTSLVNSIRLLGEAADLSESAALESAVAANPDDHQARYDLALAYNAENKRVEAAEALVAIFKRDRTWNEDGARKKLLEFFDAWGPRDPATNKGRRLLSAALFS